AAGTCCACCGTGGAAACCGCCCGTCTGCGGGGTCAGGATCCCGTCGACGTCTTGATGTCCTTGCGCTGCTGACCTTCTACAAGCCGCTAATCAGATACTGTAATAGCTTTGTCAGATCAGGTGAGCTAATTTTGGAGCACGAAAAAACCAGCGCCTAGAGGGACGCTGGAGGAGTAAACTGTAGGTTGTGAGGCATTTTCTTAGTTCCCGAAGTCTTTGATGGCTTTGTTCATATTATCCTCTTGATAAATCTCTAGCAAACTTGTTTGGCTTTGAAAATGTGTGGCAGGGTGTAGGTCGTTATTTAGTTTCCGAAGTCTTTAATAGCTTTGCTCATGATTCCCTCCTGACAGTTCTGTAATCGACTCGATTGAAAGATAAATGGTAGGGTGTAATCCGTTACTTAGTTTCCGAAGTCTTTGATAGCTTTGCTCATGATTCCCCCTCTGTAATTTGTTCTGGACAAACGCGAGATTTTTTCTTTCCCTCAAGGAACTAATCTTTTACGGTAACCGAAAAACTCTTAACGTTTTCTTACCGCTCATACAGCTATAGTATTGATAATTTTATGACTACCGAAGCGAGAACCATTAACGAAGCGTTGGCTGCTTTTGAACATGGTCAATACAAAACCGTCATCACGCTTCTGACAGACCAAACCGACCTCAGCCCAGAGGGCTTGCGCGTACTCGGAAATGCCTATGTGTTTAGCGGTCACTTTGAGCAGGCTGAAGAACCGCTCGAAAGAAGTAGCCGAGCAGGCGACGAAGAAGGCATGGTCGAGTACGGCAATTTCCTCCGCTTGACGGGTCGATTGGCTGAAGCAAGCAGCCATTTTATGGAAATCACCCCGAAGTTGTCGGGCGAATTGTTTTTACGTGCCCAGCGTTGGTGGGGAACAGTTGATTTCCTTGCGGGCCGTACTGAAATGGGTTTACAGCGCTGTGAGATAGCATGGCACGGTTACATGGCGTTAGGAGATGATGAACTCATTGGCCGCGTCACCCAGACTATTGCCCAAATGCACCTTACGGCTGGTGATCTCAATAGAGCCGGACAACTCTACCAGGAAGCCATACGCCGCTTGCCACTGACAGATCAACCCATTTTCCGAATTTCGGCTTTAGGAGGCTTGGCAGAAGTTCAGATATCACTGGGAGAAGTCAAAGAGGCCCGAAAGACTTTAGACGCGACACAAGAAGCGCTTCAATTTACAGACTCACTCAAATCCCACGTCCATATTCTTTCTGTCGAGGCCGAATATTACCGTCTATTTGGAGATCAAGAAAAATACACCAAGATTCTTCATGAACTTCAAAGTGTAGTAGAAGACTTACAAGACTTCGAGTCTTCTACGTGGACAGCCGCCAGCCTCGCTGACCTCTACAGCTTGCGGGGCGATCACAGTTTGGCAATGGAAACGCTCTACGAACTCGCACCCGAGGGCCATCATCCACTGGTCATTGCCACGCGGGGCATGTTGCTGCGCCGCCGCCGCCTTTACGGAGCGGCCATTGAAGCCCTTCAGGAAGCGCTCGATTCGCCGCGTCTGGAATCCCGCGCTCAACTGCGCTCGCTGCTGCATCTGGCCGATGCTCAAGCCAAAAATGGCGACACCGAGGGAGCAGGCACGTCGCTCAAGTTGGCGATGGAAGGCTTGCTGGCGGCCCGCGACCTTATTCTTTACTCGCCAGATATCGCCGAACTCTCAGATCTGGCGCAACACGCCCTGCTTGAGCCGGATTTGTCGCCGTACATGGAAGTCTTGCTCGGTAAGCTCGCAGCGCTGATGGGCCGCAACAGCGTACCAGACAACACCGCGCTGCATCTGCGGATTCAAACATTGGGCCGCGCCGCCGTATTCAAAGACGGTGAGGAAATCAAATTGAGCTTGCAGGGCAGTGTCCTCACCTTGGTGTATTTAGCGCTCAATCCCAGCTCGACGCGAAAA
The DNA window shown above is from Deinococcus detaillensis and carries:
- a CDS encoding tetratricopeptide repeat protein; the encoded protein is MTTEARTINEALAAFEHGQYKTVITLLTDQTDLSPEGLRVLGNAYVFSGHFEQAEEPLERSSRAGDEEGMVEYGNFLRLTGRLAEASSHFMEITPKLSGELFLRAQRWWGTVDFLAGRTEMGLQRCEIAWHGYMALGDDELIGRVTQTIAQMHLTAGDLNRAGQLYQEAIRRLPLTDQPIFRISALGGLAEVQISLGEVKEARKTLDATQEALQFTDSLKSHVHILSVEAEYYRLFGDQEKYTKILHELQSVVEDLQDFESSTWTAASLADLYSLRGDHSLAMETLYELAPEGHHPLVIATRGMLLRRRRLYGAAIEALQEALDSPRLESRAQLRSLLHLADAQAKNGDTEGAGTSLKLAMEGLLAARDLILYSPDIAELSDLAQHALLEPDLSPYMEVLLGKLAALMGRNSVPDNTALHLRIQTLGRAAVFKDGEEIKLSLQGSVLTLVYLALNPSSTRKELEATLYPDREGKTAGDYFRAVFRELRVKLGQEVLWMDGSPKSPHYRLGPGVHVDLDTEHLREALRNGDTARALSLYRGPFLPDSKMESDWVDDTREELRRSLSAELRSKLQKARDDGDLRRALLLANQSLKLDPGDLDMLEIRVAVAHLVASPQDLARYVVELQRQMS